A window of the Gammaproteobacteria bacterium genome harbors these coding sequences:
- a CDS encoding DUF494 domain-containing protein, whose product MKEGVIDVLMYIFSSYADQDDNLPEDRDGIDADLRAAGFEPLEIDKAFAWLDGLAQVEDDTAMDQSDIATRVLAPEECARLAYNAQGFLLFLEQSGVLTPRLREMVINRVMALESDSEVDIEELKWIVMMVLFNSSEEQDENALMHYEDIVFADQPAVFH is encoded by the coding sequence ATGAAAGAAGGCGTTATAGACGTGCTGATGTACATATTTTCAAGCTACGCAGACCAGGACGACAATCTGCCCGAGGACCGTGATGGCATTGACGCCGATTTACGCGCTGCTGGCTTCGAACCGCTGGAAATAGATAAGGCCTTCGCATGGCTGGATGGATTGGCACAGGTCGAAGACGACACCGCCATGGATCAGTCCGATATCGCGACGCGAGTGCTGGCACCGGAAGAGTGCGCCCGCCTCGCCTATAACGCCCAGGGTTTTTTGCTGTTCCTGGAGCAGTCCGGCGTGCTGACCCCGCGTCTGCGTGAAATGGTAATCAATCGCGTCATGGCGCTTGAATCGGACTCGGAAGTCGATATCGAGGAATTAAAGTGGATCGTAATGATGGTGTTGTTCAACAGTTCGGAAGAGCAGGATGAAAATGCCTTGATGCATTACGAAGATATCGTGTTTGCGGATCAACCCGCTGTATTTCACTGA
- a CDS encoding DNA topoisomerase I: protein MASHLVIVESPAKARTIEKYLGKDFKVLASYGHVRDLIPKEGAVETDNNFKMNYTPVERNQKHLSTIKKELKKADSLYLATDPDREGEAISWHLYELLKEKNLMKNKRAYRVAFYEITKQAVSEAIAHPREITMDLVNAQQARRALDYLVGFNLSPLLWRKIRRGLSAGRVQSPALRMIVERELEIEAFNPQEYWSIESDNNFNDEAFSARLNQLGGEKVKQFTITNADQANDAYRILNEAAQGKLRVARVEKKQRKRNPAAPFTTSTLQQEAARKLGFGAQRTMRTAQKLYEGIDIGAGQVGLITYMRTDSVALSNDALDEIREFIAEKFGENNLPEQPREYKTKSKNAQEAHEAIRPTSARNEPFKIKEHLGDDEFRLYSLIWKRTMACQMIHATLDTVSVDLACGSDNTFRANGSTIRDPGFMRVYIEDKDEPKKDDNKENLLPPLAEGDIVDLHKIRLEQHFTEPPPRYSEASLVKTLEEYGIGRPSTYASIITTLLDREYVELESKRFHPTDVGRVVARFLTQHFPQYVDYDFTAQLEDTLDEISRGEAEWLPLMEEFWTSFKQRVDDKMENVTRDEAIQARQLGVDEKSGKPISVRMGRYGPFVQIGTREDEEKPRFAGLRPGQKMDSITLEEALELFKLPRELGVSPEGEQISANIGRFGPYIKYDSKFVSLKTAEGDDPYTVTLERALELVAEKKEFDANREIKVFEGTDIKILRGRYGPYITDGNKNARIPKDVEDPSSLDLATCQELIEKAPLPKSRRKKAAAKKKAAPKKAAKKKTAKKKAAKKKATADAD from the coding sequence ATGGCCAGCCACCTAGTTATCGTAGAATCTCCAGCTAAAGCAAGAACCATTGAAAAATACCTCGGTAAGGACTTCAAGGTTCTGGCCTCGTATGGCCATGTCCGCGATTTGATTCCAAAGGAAGGCGCGGTCGAAACCGATAATAATTTTAAAATGAATTACACGCCTGTCGAGCGCAACCAGAAGCACCTCTCGACGATAAAAAAGGAACTTAAAAAAGCCGATTCACTTTACCTGGCAACTGACCCGGATCGCGAAGGCGAGGCAATCTCCTGGCATTTATACGAATTGCTCAAGGAAAAGAACCTGATGAAAAACAAGCGCGCCTACCGGGTCGCGTTCTACGAGATTACCAAACAGGCGGTTTCTGAAGCCATTGCCCATCCACGTGAAATTACCATGGACCTGGTTAACGCCCAGCAGGCACGCCGGGCCCTCGACTACCTGGTGGGATTCAACCTGTCGCCGCTGCTATGGCGCAAGATAAGACGGGGACTGTCGGCCGGTCGGGTGCAAAGCCCTGCCCTGCGCATGATCGTCGAGCGCGAGCTTGAGATTGAGGCGTTTAATCCGCAGGAATACTGGAGTATCGAGTCAGACAACAATTTTAACGACGAGGCTTTCAGCGCCAGGCTTAACCAGCTGGGCGGCGAAAAAGTTAAACAGTTCACGATTACCAACGCCGACCAGGCTAATGACGCCTATCGCATACTGAACGAGGCAGCGCAGGGTAAATTACGTGTTGCCAGAGTTGAAAAGAAACAGCGCAAGCGCAATCCCGCGGCACCGTTTACAACCTCGACCCTGCAGCAGGAGGCAGCGCGTAAGCTCGGATTCGGCGCACAGCGCACCATGCGCACCGCACAGAAACTTTACGAAGGCATCGATATCGGCGCCGGACAGGTTGGACTTATTACCTACATGCGTACCGATTCAGTCGCCTTATCCAATGACGCACTGGATGAAATACGTGAATTTATCGCCGAAAAATTTGGCGAAAATAACCTGCCGGAACAGCCGCGCGAATATAAAACCAAATCCAAGAACGCCCAGGAGGCGCACGAAGCAATTCGCCCGACAAGTGCACGCAATGAACCTTTCAAGATCAAGGAGCACCTCGGCGACGACGAATTTCGACTTTACAGCCTGATCTGGAAACGCACCATGGCTTGCCAGATGATTCATGCGACGCTGGACACGGTCTCGGTCGATCTTGCCTGTGGCAGCGATAATACCTTCCGGGCAAATGGCTCGACGATTCGCGACCCGGGCTTTATGCGGGTATACATCGAGGACAAGGATGAGCCCAAGAAAGATGACAACAAGGAGAACCTGCTGCCGCCGCTCGCGGAGGGCGACATCGTGGATCTGCATAAAATCAGGCTGGAACAGCATTTCACCGAACCGCCGCCGCGTTACAGCGAGGCATCGCTGGTCAAGACGCTCGAAGAATACGGCATCGGCCGACCTTCAACCTATGCATCGATTATTACCACCCTGCTCGATCGCGAGTATGTCGAACTCGAAAGCAAGCGTTTTCATCCGACCGATGTAGGCCGGGTGGTTGCAAGATTCCTGACCCAGCATTTCCCGCAATATGTCGATTACGATTTCACCGCGCAACTCGAGGATACCCTCGATGAAATCTCGCGTGGTGAAGCCGAATGGTTGCCATTGATGGAAGAGTTCTGGACGTCATTTAAGCAGCGAGTCGATGACAAGATGGAAAATGTCACCCGTGACGAAGCGATCCAGGCACGTCAACTCGGTGTCGATGAAAAATCAGGCAAGCCGATTTCAGTACGCATGGGACGTTACGGGCCATTTGTCCAGATCGGCACCCGCGAGGACGAGGAAAAACCTCGCTTTGCAGGATTGAGACCAGGCCAGAAAATGGATTCGATTACGCTCGAGGAGGCACTCGAGTTATTCAAACTGCCTCGTGAACTCGGGGTATCACCCGAAGGCGAACAAATCTCTGCCAATATCGGTCGCTTTGGCCCCTATATAAAATACGACAGCAAGTTTGTATCACTCAAGACTGCCGAGGGCGACGATCCTTACACCGTCACGCTGGAGCGGGCACTTGAACTGGTAGCGGAAAAGAAGGAGTTTGATGCTAACCGTGAAATCAAGGTGTTCGAAGGTACCGATATTAAAATCCTGCGCGGTCGTTACGGGCCATATATTACCGACGGCAACAAGAATGCCCGTATCCCCAAGGACGTAGAAGATCCGTCTAGCCTTGACCTGGCAACCTGCCAGGAGTTGATCGAAAAAGCGCCGTTACCCAAATCAAGACGCAAGAAAGCAGCGGCCAAGAAGAAAGCTGCGCCCAAGAAGGCCGCCAAGAAAAAAACCGCAAAAAAGAAAGCTGCCAAGAAAAAGGCAACCGCCGACGCCGACTGA
- a CDS encoding L-threonylcarbamoyladenylate synthase, protein MSPWALNRFVHEVSRGAVFGYPTDTVWGFGCHPLIATSVSRILQIKNRNPDKGLILLSSRIEYCAAYLDIETDQLDLLRSPGERPVTWLVTASEFCPVWIRGIYPTVAIRVTSHPLIQSICDGLQAPLVSTSANRSGKATVRNSIQMRKQFGAELDYIVTGFPTGSLQPSEIKSLDNGTILRARN, encoded by the coding sequence ATGAGTCCCTGGGCACTGAATCGCTTCGTCCACGAAGTATCTCGTGGTGCCGTATTCGGATATCCAACGGACACCGTGTGGGGGTTTGGCTGTCACCCGTTAATCGCCACCAGCGTGTCTCGCATTTTGCAGATAAAAAATCGCAACCCGGACAAGGGCCTGATTCTACTGTCATCCCGAATCGAATACTGTGCGGCATACCTGGACATCGAAACCGATCAACTGGACCTGCTTCGATCACCGGGTGAACGACCAGTCACCTGGCTGGTAACGGCAAGCGAGTTTTGTCCAGTCTGGATTCGCGGTATCTATCCGACCGTCGCAATCCGAGTTACCAGTCATCCTTTAATTCAATCCATCTGTGATGGCCTGCAGGCGCCACTAGTTTCAACCAGCGCTAACCGCAGCGGCAAGGCAACAGTGCGAAACTCGATCCAGATGCGCAAACAATTCGGCGCCGAGCTAGACTATATCGTAACTGGATTTCCCACAGGCAGCCTGCAGCCAAGTGAGATAAAATCATTGGACAACGGAACAATTCTCAGGGCCCGTAATTGA
- the hemF gene encoding oxygen-dependent coproporphyrinogen oxidase, which translates to MDTDIERVNRYLQRLQNSITSELQRIDGKAEFETDIWQRDAGGGGRSMVLREGAVFEQAGVNYSEVFGENLPASATAHRPELAGRKFRAMGVSLVIHPDNPYIPTSHANLRFFVAEKAGEAPIWWFGGGFDLTPYYGFEEDCKHWHQIAKQACDPYGAGTYAEYKKWCDEYFYLKHRSEPRGIGGLFFDDLNEPDFEQAFAFMRSVGDHYLPAYTPIVERHRNDAFGEREKNFQLYRRGRYVEFNLVYDRGTLFGLQSGGRTESILMSLPPVVHWRYNYQPEAGSPEARLTDFFLEARDWLAQN; encoded by the coding sequence ATGGATACCGATATCGAGCGCGTTAACCGCTACCTGCAACGCCTGCAAAACAGTATTACCAGCGAGTTACAGCGTATTGACGGCAAAGCCGAGTTTGAAACCGACATCTGGCAGCGGGATGCGGGCGGTGGTGGGCGCAGTATGGTGTTGCGTGAAGGCGCCGTGTTCGAGCAAGCGGGCGTCAACTATTCAGAAGTCTTCGGTGAAAACCTGCCAGCGTCCGCAACTGCCCACCGTCCCGAACTTGCGGGAAGAAAATTTCGTGCCATGGGCGTATCCCTGGTGATTCATCCAGACAATCCATACATCCCGACCTCGCATGCGAACCTGCGCTTTTTTGTCGCCGAGAAAGCTGGCGAAGCACCCATCTGGTGGTTCGGCGGAGGTTTCGATCTGACCCCCTATTATGGTTTCGAGGAAGATTGCAAACACTGGCATCAGATTGCCAAACAAGCCTGTGATCCTTACGGCGCTGGAACTTACGCCGAGTACAAAAAATGGTGCGATGAATATTTCTACCTGAAACATCGCAGCGAGCCACGCGGCATCGGTGGGTTATTTTTCGACGATTTGAATGAGCCCGATTTCGAGCAGGCTTTTGCCTTCATGCGCAGCGTCGGCGACCACTATTTGCCGGCCTACACGCCCATCGTCGAGCGTCATAGGAACGACGCATTTGGCGAACGTGAAAAAAATTTTCAACTGTACCGCCGCGGCCGCTACGTGGAATTCAATCTGGTTTATGATCGTGGTACCCTGTTCGGTCTGCAGTCCGGCGGACGCACCGAATCGATCCTGATGTCCTTGCCCCCGGTCGTGCACTGGCGTTATAACTATCAACCTGAAGCGGGTAGCCCCGAAGCAAGGCTAACCGATTTTTTTCTTGAAGCGCGCGACTGGTTGGCACAAAATTAG
- a CDS encoding YkgJ family cysteine cluster protein produces MDNEFPEIEIAGSNSEVNKCDLCTNSKCCTYITQQIDKPRSKYDFEILLWQVSHDGVGAYKDEDGWFVMFEGRCQHLLRDGRCNIYEIRPTICRSHSNDYCEYDAPAEEGFDLYFPDYKSLLKYCKKKFKRWSTGNPPPS; encoded by the coding sequence ATGGATAACGAATTTCCCGAAATCGAGATTGCTGGCAGCAACTCCGAAGTCAATAAATGTGATCTCTGTACCAATTCAAAATGCTGCACTTACATAACCCAGCAAATTGACAAGCCACGTTCCAAGTACGATTTTGAAATTTTATTATGGCAGGTATCGCACGATGGTGTCGGGGCCTACAAGGACGAGGACGGCTGGTTCGTGATGTTCGAGGGGCGCTGCCAGCATTTACTCCGCGATGGACGTTGCAATATATATGAAATCCGTCCAACTATTTGCCGGTCGCACAGCAACGATTACTGCGAGTACGATGCGCCCGCCGAAGAGGGTTTTGATCTCTACTTCCCGGATTACAAATCGCTTTTAAAATACTGCAAGAAAAAATTCAAACGCTGGTCCACTGGTAATCCCCCGCCGTCCTGA
- a CDS encoding ceramidase, producing the protein MVAVIAAILAPRIAQDPLYHQFADQNAYLSIPNTLNVLTNLFFAWIGIEGLYRLLRQKSLSLIHTLYPAYLGFFSALVLVALGSGYYHWLPDNQTLVWDRLPMTIAFTSFFTILLAERISIPLARTLFPLLIVAGISSIIYWYLSEQQGRGDLRPYALVQFLPMLLCPLILLLFSSRYTRSNDIWWFLAWYLVAKICEAFDAELLNSLGVVSGHSLKHIAASIGCLVFLRHLRFRTEAGL; encoded by the coding sequence ATGGTTGCGGTTATCGCGGCGATACTTGCACCGCGTATCGCACAGGACCCTCTGTATCACCAGTTTGCCGATCAGAATGCCTACCTGTCGATTCCAAACACGTTAAACGTATTGACCAACCTTTTTTTCGCCTGGATTGGCATCGAAGGCCTCTACCGTCTATTGCGACAAAAATCACTAAGCCTTATCCATACGCTGTATCCAGCCTACCTGGGTTTTTTCAGTGCGCTTGTTCTGGTAGCCCTTGGTTCCGGCTACTATCACTGGTTACCCGACAACCAGACGTTGGTCTGGGATCGCCTGCCAATGACAATTGCTTTCACATCATTTTTTACGATCCTGCTGGCGGAACGAATTTCGATTCCGCTGGCACGAACCCTGTTCCCTTTGCTCATCGTCGCCGGCATCAGCAGTATTATTTACTGGTATCTGAGCGAACAGCAGGGCCGGGGGGACCTGCGTCCCTATGCACTGGTCCAGTTCCTGCCAATGCTTTTATGCCCGCTGATCCTGTTGCTGTTCAGCTCACGCTATACGCGCAGCAACGATATCTGGTGGTTTCTTGCCTGGTACCTGGTAGCCAAGATTTGCGAAGCCTTCGATGCCGAATTACTGAACAGCTTGGGGGTAGTTAGTGGTCACAGTCTAAAGCACATAGCAGCGAGTATCGGCTGCCTGGTCTTTTTGCGGCACCTTCGATTTAGAACGGAGGCAGGTCTGTGA
- a CDS encoding DUF523 domain-containing protein translates to MKKILVSACLLGSPVRYDGRSKLLENPALEALMTQQRVISFCPEVAGGLPVPRSAAEIQSGDGHAVITERARVCTREGEDVTAYFIAGAHQALALCREHDIDVAILTESSPSCGSSQVYDGNFSRSAIAGSGVTTALLRRHGIRVFNQFQLETACSCLESSAD, encoded by the coding sequence GTGAAGAAAATCCTGGTCAGTGCCTGTTTGCTCGGCAGTCCTGTGCGCTACGACGGCAGGTCGAAATTGCTGGAAAATCCTGCGCTCGAAGCACTCATGACACAACAGCGGGTTATCAGCTTTTGTCCCGAGGTGGCCGGCGGCTTACCAGTGCCCCGCTCCGCAGCTGAAATCCAGAGCGGTGATGGTCATGCAGTGATCACCGAACGGGCACGAGTTTGTACCCGGGAAGGAGAGGATGTCACCGCCTATTTTATTGCCGGTGCGCACCAGGCCCTGGCACTGTGCCGCGAGCATGATATCGATGTTGCGATACTAACCGAGTCAAGTCCGTCCTGCGGCAGCAGCCAGGTTTACGACGGTAACTTCAGCCGCAGCGCGATCGCGGGGAGTGGTGTCACCACGGCACTTCTCCGGCGACATGGTATCCGGGTATTCAACCAGTTTCAGCTCGAGACGGCCTGCAGCTGCCTGGAAAGCAGTGCAGACTGA
- a CDS encoding HD domain-containing protein has protein sequence MATPDQKYVPIIDFILNLFAQRGAQEYMGEAVTMSQHMEQSAACAVADDAPDSLVVAALLHDIGHFIGEHPIEALENGIDNNHEEAGADYLKPYFPPSVTEPIRLHVPAKRYLCATDAGYLGQLSDASVNSLKVQGGPMSPAEIETFEANPFHKDAVQLRLYDDDGKVAGLEIKPVTEYRTRLESLLSG, from the coding sequence TTGGCTACCCCGGATCAAAAATATGTCCCGATCATCGACTTCATTCTGAATCTGTTTGCCCAGCGTGGCGCACAGGAGTACATGGGTGAGGCCGTCACGATGTCACAACACATGGAACAAAGCGCGGCCTGTGCAGTCGCCGATGATGCCCCGGACAGTCTCGTCGTCGCCGCACTGCTGCACGACATCGGACACTTTATCGGCGAACATCCGATAGAGGCCCTGGAAAACGGCATCGACAACAATCACGAGGAAGCCGGGGCAGACTATCTCAAGCCCTACTTCCCCCCGTCGGTGACAGAGCCCATACGTTTGCACGTGCCCGCCAAGCGCTATCTATGTGCAACCGATGCCGGGTACCTCGGTCAGCTTTCGGACGCCTCTGTCAATTCGCTCAAGGTCCAGGGTGGCCCGATGAGTCCTGCAGAGATTGAAACCTTTGAAGCCAATCCCTTCCACAAGGACGCGGTTCAGCTTCGACTGTACGATGACGATGGCAAGGTTGCCGGCCTGGAGATCAAGCCGGTGACCGAGTATCGCACGAGGCTCGAGTCGCTGTTATCAGGTTGA
- a CDS encoding gamma-butyrobetaine dioxygenase has product MNQIELFSYNADELTIVWEDTSESQLQAIWLRDHCQMPDSLNPDNGQRLLNITDIPWDLKIETVTLEDRHLIVHFAPDGHCSEFDLDWLYDNCYCLNRQSDDRSEVGKILWSGTSFEQGLPRYSFANFCEQPKSRLAALQIVRDYGFVLLDGVPCEPGQLLKVIEQFGYVRETNYGPYFEVRTRVDPSNLAYTNLGLGCHLDNPYRDPVPGLQLLHCLESSTEGGESILQDGFMAAKILREEDSAHFGLLSQHWVSFRFRDSTADLQARGPLIEVNDLDEVIKVRFNNRSIDTLRLPPAVMRPFYPAYRHFAEILERGEQQIVFKLQPGELILFDNTRILHARTAYSAGGTRHLQGAYSDLDGLYSSLRKLKAIA; this is encoded by the coding sequence ATGAACCAGATCGAGTTATTTTCCTACAATGCCGACGAACTGACGATCGTCTGGGAGGATACCAGCGAGAGCCAGTTGCAGGCAATCTGGCTACGCGACCACTGTCAGATGCCAGATAGCCTCAATCCGGACAATGGCCAGCGCCTGCTGAATATAACCGATATACCGTGGGACCTTAAGATAGAGACGGTGACGCTGGAGGACAGGCATTTAATCGTGCATTTCGCGCCCGACGGTCACTGCTCGGAGTTCGACCTCGACTGGCTGTACGACAATTGTTACTGCCTGAATCGACAGAGTGATGATCGCAGCGAAGTGGGCAAAATTCTCTGGTCGGGTACATCATTCGAGCAGGGTTTACCGCGCTACTCCTTCGCCAACTTTTGCGAACAGCCCAAAAGCAGGCTCGCGGCACTGCAGATCGTCCGGGACTACGGGTTCGTGCTGCTTGACGGGGTGCCCTGCGAACCGGGCCAGCTGCTCAAGGTCATCGAACAGTTCGGCTACGTACGCGAGACCAATTACGGCCCTTATTTCGAGGTACGCACCAGGGTTGATCCTAGCAACCTTGCCTATACCAACCTGGGGCTCGGCTGCCATCTCGACAATCCCTACCGCGACCCGGTACCGGGCTTACAGTTACTGCACTGCCTCGAGTCTTCAACCGAGGGTGGCGAATCAATCCTCCAGGATGGTTTCATGGCGGCGAAAATTCTGCGTGAAGAGGACTCGGCTCATTTTGGCTTACTGAGTCAACACTGGGTCAGCTTTCGTTTTCGCGACAGTACTGCAGATCTGCAGGCCAGGGGACCGCTGATCGAGGTTAACGACCTCGACGAGGTCATCAAAGTGCGTTTTAACAACCGTTCGATCGATACCCTTCGGCTACCGCCTGCGGTCATGCGGCCGTTCTACCCGGCCTACCGTCACTTCGCCGAAATTCTCGAACGCGGGGAGCAACAAATTGTGTTCAAGCTTCAACCCGGTGAACTGATCCTGTTCGACAACACGCGTATCCTGCACGCACGCACAGCCTATTCAGCCGGTGGAACCCGGCATTTGCAGGGTGCCTACAGCGACCTCGATGGTCTCTATAGCAGCTTGCGCAAGCTCAAAGCAATTGCATGA
- a CDS encoding HAD family hydrolase: MKYRGIVFDKDGTLLDFNRTWLPVYRFAAREFAAGDAVLEDLLLTQHGFQPERNGFVGGSLLAAGNNRQIAGAWADQINKPDQVEHISSRLHEIFHHQGALHATPVKHLANTLRELKQSGKKLGVATADSHQGIINTLKSFDVLHEFDFLAGYDSGHGVKPEAGMVVSFCEQLALDVETVVVVGDNLHDIEMGRNANVGLCIGVLTGTSTRDELESIADIVLDDISALPDAI, encoded by the coding sequence ATGAAATACCGTGGGATTGTCTTCGACAAGGACGGTACGCTGCTCGATTTCAACCGGACCTGGCTCCCGGTTTATCGTTTCGCCGCCCGGGAATTCGCCGCAGGTGACGCTGTCCTCGAAGACCTGTTACTCACGCAACATGGCTTTCAACCTGAGCGCAATGGTTTCGTCGGCGGCAGCCTGCTGGCGGCGGGTAATAATCGACAGATTGCTGGCGCCTGGGCCGATCAGATCAATAAACCCGACCAGGTGGAACATATCAGCTCCCGGCTGCACGAAATCTTTCATCACCAGGGAGCACTGCATGCGACCCCCGTTAAACATCTTGCCAACACGCTGCGGGAATTAAAGCAATCCGGCAAAAAACTCGGCGTGGCCACTGCCGATAGCCACCAGGGCATTATCAATACGCTGAAATCCTTCGACGTACTGCACGAATTCGACTTTCTCGCCGGCTACGACAGCGGTCACGGCGTCAAGCCCGAGGCGGGCATGGTGGTTAGTTTTTGCGAGCAACTTGCGCTTGATGTCGAAACCGTCGTGGTTGTCGGCGACAATCTCCACGATATCGAGATGGGCAGAAACGCGAACGTCGGTCTTTGCATCGGCGTACTCACGGGCACCAGTACGCGTGACGAGCTTGAGTCCATCGCCGATATCGTTCTCGACGACATCAGCGCGCTACCGGACGCGATCTAG
- the sseA gene encoding 3-mercaptopyruvate sulfurtransferase: protein MALKLPDSLVSVDWLRQHLDAAELIVFDASWHMPATRRDGFKEWQQKHIRGARFFDFDQKICAPDSDLPHMMPNEAIFTRELQALGLNQDSVVVVYDTMGMFSSPRGWWMLRAMGCENVALLDGGLVAWDQAEYPIESTTVVPEYEAGNFVAHMNPEFIADTAEVLNALDDASMCVLDARPEPRFSGAAEEPRPGLRRGHMPGAVNLPFADVFKHGLLKSKPELEEIISPLIAGSRRTIYTCGSGVTACVIAFAAHYIGLQNLAIYDGSWCEWGLPGELPVVTD, encoded by the coding sequence ATGGCATTGAAACTACCCGATTCCTTGGTTAGCGTTGACTGGTTGAGACAGCATCTCGACGCGGCAGAATTAATTGTTTTTGACGCCAGCTGGCACATGCCGGCGACCAGACGCGATGGTTTCAAGGAGTGGCAACAGAAACATATTCGCGGGGCAAGATTTTTCGATTTCGATCAAAAAATCTGCGCGCCCGATTCCGATCTGCCTCACATGATGCCGAATGAAGCGATTTTTACCCGCGAGCTGCAGGCACTGGGGCTAAACCAGGACAGCGTGGTTGTTGTTTACGACACGATGGGCATGTTTTCAAGTCCGCGCGGATGGTGGATGCTGCGCGCGATGGGTTGCGAAAACGTGGCCTTGCTGGATGGTGGACTGGTTGCCTGGGACCAGGCCGAGTATCCGATCGAGAGTACGACCGTTGTTCCGGAATACGAGGCTGGTAATTTTGTTGCCCACATGAACCCCGAATTTATTGCTGACACGGCAGAGGTCTTGAACGCGCTCGATGATGCTTCGATGTGCGTGCTGGATGCGCGTCCCGAACCTCGTTTTAGTGGAGCCGCCGAAGAACCGCGCCCGGGTTTACGTCGCGGGCACATGCCGGGAGCGGTAAATCTTCCGTTTGCGGATGTGTTTAAACACGGACTGTTAAAGTCGAAACCGGAGCTTGAAGAAATAATATCCCCGCTGATAGCAGGCAGTCGCCGGACCATTTATACCTGTGGGTCTGGCGTTACTGCCTGCGTAATCGCGTTTGCCGCCCACTATATAGGTCTTCAGAACCTCGCCATATACGATGGTTCGTGGTGTGAATGGGGATTACCCGGCGAATTGCCGGTGGTTACTGACTAG
- a CDS encoding DMT family transporter has protein sequence MFDLSKRNSGVLFALLTACGLGAITTLAKIFYADGGNALTLMLMRALASTLVFGLLILIRQDRFRVDPGLRKSLIALGIFWSGGMICYLVAVETISVSIAVLIFYFYPLLVLAYSIASRQLVASVPLITLFLGAFLGLYLALSGGEISVDVNGILFAILASCGAAFTFICGARVAPATSPLLMTFWINTIGLILIIPLVAGRLVLPDSRQALIALATATLLYLIAILSQFQALARLPAARAAFLLNLEPVVSIVLAYLVLSETLSILQACGAVLVLSTIILSLRYKPAPT, from the coding sequence ATGTTCGATCTCTCCAAGCGCAACAGCGGCGTACTTTTCGCGCTGCTCACCGCCTGCGGTCTGGGCGCAATCACCACGCTCGCCAAAATCTTTTATGCCGATGGCGGCAATGCATTGACGTTGATGTTGATGCGAGCCCTGGCATCGACCCTGGTTTTCGGCCTGCTTATCCTGATCAGGCAAGACAGGTTCAGGGTAGATCCTGGGCTACGCAAATCTTTGATCGCGCTCGGAATTTTCTGGTCCGGCGGGATGATTTGCTACCTGGTCGCGGTTGAGACCATCTCGGTCAGCATCGCAGTACTCATTTTTTACTTCTACCCCTTATTGGTGTTGGCCTACTCGATTGCCAGTCGCCAACTCGTGGCATCGGTGCCGCTGATCACCCTGTTTTTGGGCGCATTCCTGGGTCTATACCTGGCTTTATCCGGTGGCGAAATCAGTGTTGACGTGAATGGCATTCTGTTTGCCATCTTGGCCAGCTGCGGTGCGGCCTTCACTTTTATCTGTGGTGCGCGGGTCGCGCCCGCCACGTCCCCCCTGCTGATGACCTTCTGGATTAACACGATCGGTCTGATCCTGATCATACCACTGGTGGCGGGTAGGCTCGTTCTGCCCGATTCACGGCAGGCATTGATCGCGCTTGCCACGGCTACCCTGTTGTACCTGATTGCGATCCTTAGCCAGTTCCAGGCACTGGCACGTTTACCGGCTGCGCGTGCCGCATTCCTGCTTAACCTCGAGCCAGTGGTATCAATAGTGCTGGCTTACCTCGTGCTGAGCGAAACCCTCAGCATTCTGCAAGCCTGCGGCGCGGTCCTGGTGCTTTCGACAATTATCCTTTCGCTGCGATATAAACCTGCCCCGACTTGA